One genomic region from Rosa rugosa chromosome 1, drRosRugo1.1, whole genome shotgun sequence encodes:
- the LOC133744499 gene encoding protein VASCULATURE COMPLEXITY AND CONNECTIVITY-like, producing the protein MVKIGGIFVCLLIVAMDIGAGILGIEAELEQNKVKQLRLWIFECREPSHPAFKLGLGAAALLVLAHVIANLLGGCNNCICSQEELQKAPPNRQLSLACLVFTWVILAVGLSMLVIGTWSNHKSRASCGFTHHQFLSIGGILCFVHGLFCVAYYITTTSTD; encoded by the exons ATGGTTAAAATAGGAGGCATCTTTGTCTGTCTCTTGATTGTGGCCATGGACATCGGAGCTGGGATTCTCGGCATCGAAGCTGAACTTGAACAAAACAAG GTGAAACAATTAAGGTTATGGATCTTTGAGTGTAGAGAGCCAAGCCATCCGGCATTCAAGCTAGGGTTAGGTGCAGCAGCACTTCTGGTTCTTGCTCATGTCATTGCTAACTTGCTTGGTGGATGCAACAATTGCATTTGCTCTCAAGAAGAGCTCCAAAAGGCTCCTCCTAATAGACAACTCTCACTCGCATGCCTCGTCTTCACCTG GGTCATTCTAGCCGTTGGATTGTCGATGCTGGTGATAGGGACTTGGTCGAACCACAAGTCAAGAGCTTCATGTGGTTTCACACACCATCAATTTCTTTCCATCGGAGGCATCTTGTGCTTTGTTCATGGCCTGTTTTGTGTGGCATATTACATTACCACCACTTCGACCGACTAA